One Gimesia aquarii DNA segment encodes these proteins:
- a CDS encoding mandelate racemase/muconate lactonizing enzyme family protein, whose amino-acid sequence MRIAKLSAYQVRIPLRRKIKHASFSRSESDSIIIRCQLEDGTVGWGESVPREYVTGETVDSVFSHYENTDFHSLLGDDWNSSDELVEICQQITLPKLAGADPEYTRRGCFGNAARCALEISLIDAATRASGESFSSIFKHLQQRQNLFQSDQPVRYSAVLTSMRPAKQYLLSIMYRFTGFKHCKVKVGIPEIDDRTLLKHCRLFLGSKMDLRVDANEAWTRAILEQKAKDFTSFQISSLEQPVPHCEISSLKNIVNEISIPVMLDESLCSMSDAETAISNGYCDSFNLRISKLGGIIPTLDIAHLAQQSGRQYQLGCQVGETGILSAVGRHFASAVKGITFLEGSYDRYLLAENVINEDISFKWGGFAPPLTGPGLGITVNEDRLKKLTCREQHWKFS is encoded by the coding sequence ATGAGAATTGCCAAACTTTCGGCATATCAGGTACGAATCCCATTACGTCGAAAAATCAAGCACGCATCATTCAGTCGCTCGGAATCGGACTCGATTATCATTCGCTGCCAATTAGAAGATGGGACGGTCGGCTGGGGTGAGTCTGTTCCACGCGAATATGTAACGGGAGAGACTGTCGATTCTGTTTTTTCTCACTATGAAAACACCGATTTTCATTCATTATTGGGTGATGATTGGAATTCATCGGATGAATTGGTCGAGATCTGCCAGCAGATCACATTACCGAAGTTAGCAGGTGCCGATCCTGAATACACAAGAAGAGGCTGCTTTGGAAACGCTGCACGTTGTGCTCTGGAAATCAGTCTGATTGATGCAGCGACTCGAGCAAGTGGCGAATCCTTTTCGTCAATTTTCAAACATCTGCAACAGCGTCAAAACCTGTTTCAATCCGATCAGCCTGTTCGTTATAGTGCTGTGCTCACTTCCATGCGGCCTGCGAAACAATATTTACTATCAATCATGTATCGTTTCACTGGATTCAAACATTGCAAAGTGAAAGTAGGAATTCCAGAGATTGATGATCGAACGTTATTGAAACACTGTCGATTATTTCTTGGCAGCAAGATGGATTTGCGAGTCGATGCAAATGAAGCATGGACCAGAGCAATACTCGAACAAAAAGCCAAAGACTTCACATCATTTCAGATTAGCTCTCTAGAGCAACCTGTACCACATTGTGAAATCTCATCTCTGAAAAATATCGTAAATGAGATCTCGATCCCAGTCATGCTCGATGAGTCATTATGTAGCATGTCTGATGCAGAAACGGCTATTTCGAATGGCTATTGTGATTCTTTTAATCTCCGTATCTCAAAGCTGGGAGGCATCATTCCGACTCTGGATATAGCACATCTGGCTCAGCAGTCAGGACGGCAATATCAACTCGGGTGTCAGGTTGGTGAAACGGGAATTCTTTCGGCAGTTGGTCGACATTTCGCATCAGCCGTCAAAGGAATTACGTTTTTGGAGGGGAGCTATGATCGTTATCTATTAGCCGAAAACGTGATTAATGAAGATATTTCGTTTAAATGGGGAGGGTTTGCTCCCCCATTAACAGGCCCCGGACTGGGCATCACGGTCAACGAAGATCGGCTCAAGAAACTCACGTGTCGAGAACAGCATTGGAAGTTCAGTTAA
- the hpnH gene encoding adenosyl-hopene transferase HpnH, with the protein MGVPLSQMWTVAKYVLTQRIKGVKRYPLVLMLEPLFRCNLACAGCGKIQFPSHILKQHLSPEQCFQAVDECGAPIVSIPGGEPLLHPQMPEIVAGLIERKKFVYLCTNAILLEKHLANYPPSKYLTFSIHLDGIREDHDAAVCRDGIYDKAISAIKAAVKAGHRVTTNSTLFDNADPERVRQMFDELAELGIESMMLSPGYQYEKAPDQEHFLKRNQTIQKFREILAVPKKQWKFNHSPLFLEFLKGNWELECTPWGNPTYNIFGWQKPCYLLEEGYADTFEELMSSTRWEQYGRKSGNSKCRDCMVHCGHEPTAVDQTFSSWNGFLKVVSLTLFGAKDSNKAIQDYSTDNIPAPHYTVGDRELVQLEFTPAEDESCEEEALNLSS; encoded by the coding sequence GTGGGCGTTCCCCTTTCCCAAATGTGGACCGTAGCAAAGTATGTTTTGACACAACGCATAAAAGGTGTAAAGCGTTATCCGTTGGTATTGATGCTGGAGCCACTGTTTCGTTGCAATCTCGCTTGTGCCGGTTGTGGTAAGATTCAATTTCCCTCGCATATTTTGAAGCAGCATTTGAGTCCTGAGCAATGTTTTCAAGCCGTTGACGAATGTGGTGCTCCGATTGTCTCAATTCCTGGTGGCGAGCCATTATTACATCCTCAAATGCCAGAAATAGTTGCTGGGCTCATTGAGAGAAAAAAATTCGTTTATCTTTGTACAAACGCAATCTTACTCGAAAAACATTTAGCGAACTATCCGCCTTCGAAGTATCTTACGTTTTCGATTCATCTGGATGGGATTCGAGAAGACCACGATGCTGCTGTTTGTCGAGATGGCATCTACGATAAAGCGATCAGTGCCATCAAAGCTGCCGTTAAAGCAGGGCACCGTGTGACGACTAACTCGACGCTCTTCGATAATGCAGATCCAGAGCGTGTACGACAAATGTTTGATGAGTTAGCAGAATTAGGGATTGAAAGCATGATGCTCTCTCCCGGGTACCAATATGAGAAAGCGCCTGACCAGGAGCATTTCTTAAAACGTAATCAGACGATTCAAAAATTTCGAGAGATTCTGGCAGTTCCGAAAAAACAGTGGAAATTTAATCATTCGCCATTATTTTTGGAGTTCTTAAAAGGGAATTGGGAGTTAGAATGTACGCCGTGGGGTAATCCGACCTATAACATTTTTGGTTGGCAAAAACCCTGCTATCTGTTGGAGGAAGGCTATGCAGATACCTTTGAAGAGTTGATGAGTTCAACTCGGTGGGAGCAGTATGGTCGCAAAAGTGGGAACTCGAAGTGCCGTGATTGTATGGTGCATTGTGGACATGAACCTACGGCAGTGGATCAAACCTTTTCCTCATGGAATGGCTTTTTGAAAGTAGTTTCGCTTACGTTATTTGGAGCGAAAGATTCCAACAAAGCAATTCAAGACTACTCGACTGATAATATACCGGCCCCACATTATACTGTAGGGGATCGTGAGCTAGTTCAACTGGAATTCACGCCTGCGGAAGATGAATCATGTGAAGAAGAAGCATTGAATCTTTCAAGCTAA
- a CDS encoding BlaI/MecI/CopY family transcriptional regulator: MARPKAKELTERELELMHVFWDRNQSETETELTVSDVRDALQKKGRDLAYTTVATLVRILMEKDFLEQTNEERPFLYRTVRSFDEVSGSMLGDMIQKVFGGSREKLLVRLMEERRLTKKELKALEEILREKS; the protein is encoded by the coding sequence ATGGCCAGACCAAAAGCGAAAGAACTAACTGAACGCGAATTAGAGCTCATGCATGTTTTCTGGGATCGGAATCAGTCAGAAACCGAGACGGAATTAACCGTCTCTGATGTGCGTGACGCCCTGCAAAAGAAGGGACGCGATTTAGCTTATACCACTGTAGCAACTTTGGTCAGGATCCTGATGGAGAAGGATTTTCTGGAGCAGACGAATGAGGAGCGTCCTTTTCTGTACCGTACAGTCCGTTCATTTGATGAAGTTTCCGGCAGTATGCTGGGCGATATGATTCAGAAAGTGTTTGGTGGCTCGCGCGAAAAATTACTGGTGCGGCTAATGGAGGAACGAAGGCTGACGAAAAAGGAACTCAAGGCTCTGGAAGAAATTTTACGGGAGAAGTCCTAA